Genomic DNA from Spirochaeta cellobiosiphila DSM 17781:
TCTATATTGATATTCATTTACTGTACTAGTATTCATATCAAAATCATTTTCTTCAAATCTTATTTTTCTATCACTAAACGATATTAATGTAGTTATAGGAATATCTCTATCCGAATATGTTTTACCTTGGAAAAAGTTATCACCCCCCCAAGATGAGATTGAAGAGTTATACAAGCAAATAGCACAAAATATGTATTTACCTATTTTTGTCATTTTATTGCCATCCTTTTATATGCTCTGTTGTAATTGAGTAAATAATTTTATCTCTACATGAATTTGCTCTCTAGAATTACCATAACCATAAGAATATCCTAAATTTTTCATTTCATTAGTAAAATTATTAAAATCTCCTATATGCGGTATTATACATCCTTTAGAATATGGTTTACCTATCGTACTATAAGGTTCATCTGAAATCCATTTTTTGGCATCAGGATGCAAATAGAAATCATCTCTCAGTTCTAAATAATCTTTATACCATCCATTTCCTGGTACATTGTGAGCAGATAATTTTGCATCAAAACCTTGGGGGTTTAAAGTACCATAATAACCTCTGGTCACTGTTATATTATTATAGTAGTATTCTCCTTAACCCAATCACTATCGTACTTACTTGTATATCTTTTTAAATTCTCTTTTAGGGCATTCTTCTTAAAAGCTACTTTAATCCTATTAAGAATTCCTTCTTTTTTTTGAAGATCCTTCAAATCTTTCGCTTATTTTTCTAATCGATCTCTAGCACGCTGTTCTGCTTCACTTACATCTTTATCTTTATTTTTATCTTCAGTATCTACACTCTTTTTCTTAGATTCATTGCCACTACGTTTAAAAAACAACCCACTAGGATTAACAAAAACAAGCGGATTATTCGCCGTATACAAATACCAATTAGACCCATCCCTGGCAGGATCTTCCGTAATAAACCGACCAGCCTGAGCATCATACCAACGGGCATTGAAGTAATAGAATCCTAATTCCTGGTCATAATCCTTACCGGTATACTTAAAATCAAAGTCATCACGCCCTGTTGGATTATCAATAACAACCTTGTCCCCAAAGGGTGTGTACTCGGCACTCCAGAGCTTCTCACCAGCCTCATCAGTAATGGCTACAGTAGATCCTAAGTGATCTGTGGAATAATAAAAAGAACACGGCCAGGACAAAAAAAGCCCAGAATGACAGGGAGGTCATACTGGGTTGGATTAACAATAACGATTCATTTTTTAGTTCAAATTGCCTTGGAGCGATGCTTTTGGGAAAATAGGTCTGAACAAGTGAAAAGATCAAAAACATCTTCCACCATTCTACTTAAACTCGTCATTATGAATGATGTTAGAAAGTATCTTAATTTGGCAAACCATTTTCTTTGGTTATCATATTTCTGTCGTTAGAAGAAGGGAATCTTATGATTTAATCTAAGATCGATATAAAATATAATATATGTAAGTGAAAGCTACCTGTTCTATCGTAAATTACTCTTAGAATAAATGAAGATACCGAGAGAATTTAGACAAGTGTCCTTGTATTCAGTTCCCTTCCATACATCCATAATTTTAAGAATTATTCCATCAGTAGTAAATAGATTATCCACATAGATTCTGTAAGGGTCGGGACTATCGGGTATGAAATAATCATTATATCTTTTAGTCCACCTATCCATAACACGTAATACCTTTACTCTACTATTTTTCTTATACAAATCTGGATGATCATATGATACAAAACCATTCGATATTAATAAAGCATATCTTGAGGAAGAATCTCTTTGGATATCTATCTTTATTTCACTACCGATACCATAATCTTTTTCCCCTTCTACCCAGGGAGATGGCAGATCTAATTTTGCAAGATTGTTAATTGGATAAGAAATAGTTTTCCCATTAATTGTCTCAGTTAATTCACTCGTAGCCTCATATCTATCACTATAATAATAAGGTATAGTTGGTTCTGCTTCAATCATACCTATTCCATAGAAAAAGTAGTCTCCTTCAGAATCATAAATTGTAATTTCTTGTATATTTC
This window encodes:
- a CDS encoding RHS repeat domain-containing protein, which translates into the protein MSWPCSFYYSTDHLGSTVAITDEAGEKLWSAEYTPFGDKVVIDNPTGRDDFDFKYTGKDYDQELGFYYFNARWYDAQAGRFITEDPARDGSNWYLYTANNPLVFVNPSGLFFKRSGNESKKKSVDTEDKNKDKDVSEAEQRARDRLEK
- a CDS encoding NADase-type glycan-binding domain-containing protein, giving the protein MKKNIFIFLGLSFFCNLAIWSNPYFVGNSYLEHYDVFIDKKISFTKDNIIIQILNGETQEKKEEIYPYKIDDSSGITFLLLGEDYSKKWLILGNIQEITIYDSEGDYFFYGIGMIEAEPTIPYYYSDRYEATSELTETINGKTISYPINNLAKLDLPSPWVEGEKDYGIGSEIKIDIQRDSSSRYALLISNGFVSYDHPDLYKKNSRVKVLRVMDRWTKRYNDYFIPDSPDPYRIYVDNLFTTDGIILKIMDVWKGTEYKDTCLNSLGIFIYSKSNLR